The Deltaproteobacteria bacterium genome includes a region encoding these proteins:
- a CDS encoding molybdopterin molybdotransferase MoeA, which yields MIFHPDFARRNFPLFASLEDTIARAAALVRPPRKTRTVPLPEAGGEVLAIDIAADRNIPPFPRAAMDGFAVVWTGMEDRSPYRVIGTVNPGTRWSGASGDGDCIKIMTGAAVPPPFDTVIQVEQSQVGVDGSVRFTEKSRPGQNIAPEGGDARKGEVLLPAGTVLFPRHVATLAAVGQWEIPVYERPSLTILPTGSELKEPWEPADGPMIRNSNAHFVRAALSRLGAREVHYGGIVTDDPSLIRERIREGLADDFLILSGGVSEGEVDVVPQCLAECGVEKVLHKVAVKPGKPLYVGRSPSGTVVIGLPGNPVAVMVHMAMLVKPLFLKGSGAREYLPKPIYLPLAGEASNRSVGKKFTPARVVSKGGKSVVAEIPSNGSGDFISALRAEGVFEI from the coding sequence ATGATTTTCCATCCCGACTTCGCAAGGAGGAATTTCCCCCTGTTCGCTTCCCTCGAAGACACCATCGCCAGGGCCGCCGCGCTCGTCCGCCCCCCGCGCAAAACCAGGACCGTTCCCCTTCCGGAGGCCGGGGGAGAAGTCCTGGCAATCGATATCGCCGCGGACCGGAACATCCCCCCCTTTCCCCGGGCGGCGATGGACGGCTTCGCCGTCGTATGGACCGGCATGGAAGATCGATCCCCTTACCGGGTGATCGGGACCGTCAACCCCGGGACCCGCTGGAGTGGAGCCTCCGGGGACGGAGATTGCATCAAGATCATGACCGGGGCGGCCGTGCCGCCGCCCTTCGACACCGTGATCCAGGTCGAGCAGTCTCAGGTCGGCGTGGACGGATCGGTCCGGTTCACCGAAAAGTCACGGCCCGGGCAGAACATCGCCCCGGAGGGGGGCGACGCCCGCAAGGGGGAGGTGCTCCTTCCGGCCGGCACCGTTCTCTTCCCCCGCCACGTCGCTACCCTCGCCGCCGTCGGGCAATGGGAAATCCCCGTGTATGAACGGCCTTCCTTGACCATCCTTCCAACCGGGAGCGAACTGAAGGAACCGTGGGAGCCGGCGGATGGCCCCATGATCCGGAACAGCAACGCCCATTTCGTCCGCGCGGCGCTGTCGCGTCTCGGGGCGCGCGAGGTCCACTACGGGGGGATCGTCACGGACGACCCTTCGTTGATCCGCGAGCGGATCCGGGAAGGGCTGGCCGACGATTTCCTCATCCTCTCCGGAGGCGTCTCCGAGGGCGAGGTGGATGTCGTCCCCCAATGCCTCGCGGAGTGCGGGGTGGAAAAGGTCCTGCACAAGGTGGCCGTGAAACCGGGAAAACCGCTCTACGTCGGAAGGAGCCCCTCGGGAACCGTCGTCATCGGCCTGCCCGGAAACCCGGTGGCGGTGATGGTGCACATGGCCATGCTGGTGAAGCCACTCTTCCTGAAAGGGAGCGGGGCGCGGGAATACCTGCCCAAGCCGATCTACCTGCCGCTGGCCGGGGAAGCGTCCAACCGGAGCGTCGGCAAGAAGTTCACTCCCGCCCGCGTCGTTTCGAAGGGAGGGAAAAGCGTCGTGGCGGAGATCCCCTCCAACGGCTCCGGGGATTTCATCTCCGCCCTGCGGGCCGAAGGGGTCTTCGAGATCC